From a region of the Mauremys mutica isolate MM-2020 ecotype Southern chromosome 12, ASM2049712v1, whole genome shotgun sequence genome:
- the STK19 gene encoding LOW QUALITY PROTEIN: serine/threonine-protein kinase 19 (The sequence of the model RefSeq protein was modified relative to this genomic sequence to represent the inferred CDS: deleted 2 bases in 1 codon) — MTGTDPPGAPSVLTIPPPPSPMERRRQLISNTLKAKKRRLQPGPDAGDAGEPDRQEGPGAVESALRYLAALFPRQLFEDALPPLVLKHQLYSLVRDRTAVDRQLSRLKDEGLIRLFQLGFDSDVFGVAFTQDYTAKVLQAVAGKEHAGMVRRFLETAFASCPELSYDNGRMLRDFGFRDPDITQLVNAGVLTVRDAGSWWLAVPGAGRFVKCFIKGRKAVLGMIQKAKYKEILLSDLQSRRAPSAVKLGLPYHIHDLIGAQLVDCIPCTSGTLLRLADS; from the exons ATGACGGGGACGGACCCC CCTGGGGCTCCCTCTGTGCtgaccatcccccccccccccagccccatggagCGCCGCCGCCAGCTGATCTCCAACACCCTGAAGGCCAAGAAGCGGCGCCTGCAGCCGGGACCCGACGCTGGGGATGCGGGAGAGCCGGACAGACAGG AGGGCCCCGGGGCGGTGGAGTCGGCTCTCCGGTATCTCGCCGCCCTCTTCCCTCGCCAGCTGTTTGAGGATGCGCTGCCCCCCCTCGTCCTGAAGCACCAGCTCTACAGCCTGGTGAGGGACCGCACAGCCGTGGACAGGCAGCTG AGCCGGCTGAAGGACGAGGGGCTGATCCGGCTCTTCCAGCTTGGATTCGACTCAGACGTCTTTGGGGTGGCGTTCACCCAGGACTACACAGCCAAG GTGCTGCAGGCCGTGGCGGGGAAGGAGCACGCCGGGATGGTGCGCAGGTTCCTGGAGACGGCGTTCGCCTCCTGTCCTGAACTCAGCTACGACAACGGCCGCATGCTGAGGGACTTCGGCTTCCGGGACCCGGACATCAC GCAGCTGGTAAATGCCGGGGTCCTGACTGTCCGTGATGCTGGCAGCTGGTGGCTGGCCGTGCCTGGAGCCGGGCGCTTCGTTAAATGCTTCATCAAAG GGCGCAAGGCCGTGCTGGGGATGATCCAGAAGGCCAAGTACAAGGAGATTTTGCTGTCGGATCTTCAGAGCCGCCGGGCTCCCAGCGCCGTGAAACTGGGACTCCCCTACCACATCCATGACCTCATCGGGGCCCAGCTGGTCGACTG catcccctgcactTCCGGGACCCTGCTGCGATTGGCCGACTCCTGA
- the DXO gene encoding LOW QUALITY PROTEIN: decapping and exoribonuclease protein (The sequence of the model RefSeq protein was modified relative to this genomic sequence to represent the inferred CDS: deleted 1 base in 1 codon) translates to MEPSTRPAKRSSGAAEAPTEPGGSPKRGRWAPPTLPVEPALYDGPFPFYRRPAEEGRFSLDAQRRYHPDARQLRYFAPPPAERPEPPFDLRHGYRDCYVRRDEGRREGLEHLLQWVAGNRDRLRAQGDAAGRPVNADFVTWRGHLTKVLTTPYESQEGWLLAVSLFRGTLYVSEVETPAARQQREQRSDMLQELAYMGYKFERYMCADMPDGSPDPMGVVNTNEAFCTVVRTRLGAHSLLFAGEVDCTDPRGAWPQPPACYVELKTCKELHSPTQRRSFYRHKLIKWWAQSFLPGVSRIVAGFRAPDGSVAALETFETMKIFQLIRGDRGCWKPAVCMNFCEAFLAFLKSVVTEDDPQLVHLFAWEPGSPVSYTRHRAAEHVVLPAWYVETMSGGKRPD, encoded by the exons ATGGAGCCCAGCACCCGCCCGGCCAAGCGCAGCAGCGGAGCCGCCGAGGCCCCCACGGAGCCGGGGGGGTCCCCCAAGCGCGGCCGCTGGGCCCCCCCGACCCTGCCCGTGGAGCCGGCCCTCTACGACGGGCCCTTCCCCTTCTACCGGCGGCCGGCCGAGGAGGGGCGCTTCTCCCTGGACGCCCAGCGCCGCTACCACCCCGACGCCCGCCAGCTGCGCTACttcgccccgccccccgccgagcGCCCCGAGCCCCCCTTCGACCTGCGCCACGGCTACCGCGACTGCTACGTGCGGCGGGACGAGGGCCGGCGCGAGGGGCTGGAGCACCTCCTGCAGTGGGTGGCCGGGAACCGGGACCGGCTGCGGGCCCAGGGCGACGCCGCGGG gcGCCCCGTGAACGCAGATTTCGTGACCTGGCGGGGGCACCTTACCAAGGTGCTGACGACGCCCTACGAGAGCCAGGAGGGCTGGCTGCTGGCCGTCAGCCTCTTCCGGGGCACCCTGTACGTCAGCGAGGTGGAGACGCCGGCGGCCCGGCAGCAGCGGGAGCAGCGCTCCGACATGCTGCAGGAGCTGGCCTACATGGGCTACAAGTTCGAGCGCTACATGTGTGCGG ACATGCCGGACGGCAGCCCGGACCCCATGGGGGTGGTGAACACCAACGAGGCGTTCTGCACGGTGGTGCGCACGCGGCTGGGCGCGCAC TCGCTGCTCTTCGCCGGGGAGGTGGACTGCACCGACCCCCGcggggcctggccccagccccccgcctgctACGTGGAGCTCAAGACGTGCAAGGAGCTGCACAGCCCCACTCAGCGCAGGAGCTTCTACAG acacAAGCTGATCAAGTGGTGGGCGCAGTCCTTCCTGCCGGGCGTCTCCCGCATCGTGGCCGGCTTCCGCGCCCCCGACGGCTCCGTGGCCGCCCTGGAGACCTTCGAGACCATGAAGATCTTCCAGCTGATCCGG GGCGACCGGGGCTGCTGGAAGCCGGCCGTGTGCATGAACTTCTGCGAGGCCTTCCTGGCCTTCCTCAAGAGCGTGGTGACGGAGGACGATCCACA ACTCGTTCACCTGTTTGCCTGGGAGCCGGGCAGCCCTGTGTCCTACACCCGGCACCGGGCCGCGGAGCACGTCGTCCTGCCGGCCTGGTACGTGGAGACCATGAGCGGAGGGAAGAGGCCGGACTGA